A single bacterium DNA region contains:
- a CDS encoding cupin domain-containing protein — MKGFVQDIGDLAVRNTDYRRVLYTAAHCQLVLMALPPGGETGEEIHQLDQLFRVEEGSGVASLDGVPTAVRAGYAVLVPAGTRHNIVNTGALPLRLTILYAPPSHRDGVVHATRAAAVAESATFDSRTTE, encoded by the coding sequence ATGAAGGGGTTTGTGCAGGACATCGGGGACCTGGCCGTCCGCAACACGGACTACCGCCGGGTGCTCTACACGGCGGCGCACTGTCAGCTTGTCCTCATGGCGCTGCCGCCCGGCGGGGAGACCGGCGAGGAAATCCATCAACTGGACCAGCTCTTCCGCGTCGAGGAGGGGTCGGGCGTGGCGTCGCTGGACGGCGTGCCGACGGCGGTCCGGGCGGGGTACGCCGTGCTCGTCCCCGCCGGGACGAGGCATAACATTGTCAATACAGGCGCTTTGCCCCTCAGACTGACCATTTTATACGCGCCCCCCAGCCATCGGGACGGGGTGGTCCATGCCACCCGCGCCGCGGCGGTGGCGGAGAGCGCGACCTTCGACAGCCGAACGACCGAGTAG
- a CDS encoding alpha/beta hydrolase gives MSRLRTKDGTDLFYKDWGSGAPVLFCHGWPLNSDSWEAHMMSLAGAGFRCLAHDRRGHGRSSQPWGGNDMDTYTDDLAELIEALNLRDIVLVGFSAGGGEVARYIGRHGTKRVAKVVFISAVTPLLVQSAANPDGVPMEKYDGNRRASLADRAQLYRDIAHGPFFGANRPGSQVSQGLIDSFWQQGMQAGLKNTHDCIKAFSETDFREDLQRIDVPTLVIHGDDDQIVPIDISSRRTATIVRQATLIVYPGAPHGLPGTHRARLDADLLHFISSHADGGIAKHPREHTISET, from the coding sequence ATGAGTCGGCTCAGGACGAAAGACGGCACGGACCTCTTCTATAAGGATTGGGGCAGTGGAGCCCCCGTGCTTTTCTGCCATGGCTGGCCCCTGAACTCGGACAGCTGGGAGGCCCACATGATGAGCCTGGCCGGTGCCGGGTTCCGCTGCCTGGCCCACGACCGCCGCGGTCATGGCCGCTCAAGCCAGCCTTGGGGCGGAAACGACATGGACACCTACACCGACGATCTTGCCGAACTGATCGAGGCCCTGAATCTGCGCGACATCGTCCTGGTCGGCTTCTCGGCGGGCGGCGGCGAGGTGGCTCGCTACATCGGCCGCCATGGCACGAAGCGGGTGGCCAAGGTCGTGTTCATCTCCGCCGTCACGCCCCTGCTCGTGCAATCGGCGGCCAATCCCGACGGCGTCCCGATGGAGAAGTACGACGGGAACCGCCGCGCCTCCCTGGCCGACCGCGCGCAGCTCTACCGGGACATCGCCCACGGGCCCTTCTTCGGCGCCAACCGGCCCGGATCCCAGGTCTCCCAGGGCCTGATCGACTCCTTCTGGCAGCAGGGCATGCAGGCTGGTCTCAAGAACACCCATGACTGCATCAAGGCCTTCTCCGAGACGGATTTCCGAGAGGATCTGCAGCGGATTGACGTGCCGACCTTGGTCATCCACGGTGACGACGACCAGATCGTGCCCATCGACATCTCGTCCCGGCGTACCGCCACGATCGTCCGGCAGGCGACCTTGATTGTCTACCCGGGCGCGCCCCACGGCCTGCCTGGCACGCACCGGGCGCGACTGGATGCCGACCTGCTCCACTTCATCTCATCGCACGCCGACGGCGGAATCGCCAAGCATCCGCGGGAACACACGATATCGGAGACATAG
- a CDS encoding cytochrome P460 family protein — translation MTVKLPILKLLLVLPLASLPLLQGCSDSSNDTDEGFVAELGDMSGYASWPRVDLTISDIPGLAGAHMGNDEAFTRAVYLSPGSTPVGGVYPEGSILVKETYRWNPTTGLREFAPEGGLLAMVKRGGDFNPDHAGWEWFMITPDVGSLMARGDNLMDGMCNGCHSVSDLSGGTDYVFAHPVEHVASSASFSNYSSWHLLEESSADHPFINPAHQSDDGNALRRVYRRQLLANPAGGAYPTGTLIVKEVEVGGAIVEITGMAKRGAGFNPAAGDWEWFMLDPAMGGIMDRGANLMGGMCNGCHANATGNHGKDHVFAHAGDPFNN, via the coding sequence ATGACTGTGAAACTCCCCATCCTCAAACTTCTGCTGGTCCTGCCCCTGGCAAGCCTGCCCCTGCTGCAGGGTTGCAGCGACTCCAGCAACGACACGGACGAGGGCTTCGTGGCGGAGCTGGGCGACATGTCCGGCTACGCCTCCTGGCCGCGCGTGGACCTCACCATCTCCGACATTCCGGGACTGGCGGGCGCCCACATGGGCAACGACGAGGCCTTCACCCGGGCGGTCTACCTCAGTCCGGGCTCGACTCCGGTGGGCGGGGTCTACCCGGAGGGCAGCATCCTGGTCAAGGAGACCTATCGGTGGAATCCGACCACCGGGCTGCGCGAGTTCGCCCCCGAAGGCGGCCTGTTGGCCATGGTCAAACGAGGTGGCGACTTCAATCCGGATCATGCCGGTTGGGAGTGGTTCATGATCACGCCGGACGTGGGAAGCCTCATGGCCCGCGGCGACAATCTGATGGACGGCATGTGCAACGGCTGCCACAGCGTGAGCGATCTATCGGGCGGAACGGATTACGTCTTCGCCCACCCGGTCGAGCACGTCGCCTCCTCCGCAAGCTTCTCCAACTACTCCAGCTGGCATCTGCTGGAGGAGAGCAGCGCCGACCATCCATTCATCAATCCGGCGCACCAGAGCGATGACGGCAACGCCCTGCGTCGCGTGTACCGCAGGCAGTTGCTGGCCAATCCCGCGGGGGGAGCCTATCCCACGGGAACCTTGATCGTGAAGGAGGTGGAAGTGGGCGGTGCCATCGTGGAAATCACGGGCATGGCGAAGCGGGGAGCCGGTTTCAATCCCGCCGCCGGGGACTGGGAATGGTTCATGCTGGATCCGGCCATGGGAGGGATCATGGACCGCGGAGCCAACCTGATGGGCGGCATGTGCAACGGCTGCCATGCCAACGCCACGGGCAACCATGGAAAGGACCATGTCTTTGCCCACGCTGGCGACCCATTCAACAACTGA
- a CDS encoding polyphosphate kinase 2 family protein has protein sequence MDIRAKDYRLPPGGKVDSAKWPTQVKAFYRSRKQYQKLLAGQVEGLGAQQRLLHATGRHAVLLVLQGMDTAGKDGIIRHVLSGVNPQGLVVHGFKQPSAEELAHDFLWRTACRLPERGRIGVFNRSHYEEVLIVRVHPELLNGQGLPADRLDPKTIWTQRFRSIVEWEDHLHRSGTRLVKIFLHVSKEVQRQRLLERLDDPHKQWKFSVADVVERGYWDAYQLAYEQCLGTTSTEHAPWHIVPADDKANARLITAQILLDALVALNLALPATSARRRRELKRIRKQL, from the coding sequence ATGGACATCAGGGCCAAGGACTACCGCCTGCCTCCCGGCGGCAAGGTGGACAGCGCGAAATGGCCGACCCAGGTGAAGGCCTTCTACCGTTCCAGGAAGCAGTACCAGAAGCTCCTGGCCGGGCAGGTCGAAGGGCTGGGCGCGCAGCAGCGGCTGCTTCACGCCACCGGCCGCCACGCCGTGCTGTTGGTGTTGCAGGGCATGGACACGGCGGGCAAGGACGGCATCATCCGCCACGTCCTGTCGGGAGTCAATCCGCAGGGCCTGGTTGTCCATGGCTTCAAGCAGCCCAGCGCCGAGGAGCTGGCGCACGACTTCCTCTGGCGCACGGCCTGCCGCCTGCCGGAACGAGGGCGGATCGGAGTCTTCAACCGCTCCCACTACGAGGAGGTGCTCATCGTCCGCGTGCATCCCGAGTTGCTGAATGGCCAGGGCCTGCCCGCGGACCGGCTCGATCCGAAGACCATCTGGACGCAGCGCTTTCGCTCCATCGTGGAGTGGGAGGACCACCTGCATCGCAGCGGCACCCGCCTCGTCAAGATCTTCCTCCACGTCTCAAAAGAGGTGCAGCGCCAGCGCCTGCTTGAGCGCCTGGACGACCCGCACAAGCAGTGGAAGTTCAGTGTCGCGGACGTGGTCGAGCGAGGCTACTGGGACGCCTACCAGCTCGCCTACGAGCAGTGCCTGGGCACCACCAGCACCGAGCACGCCCCCTGGCATATCGTGCCCGCCGACGACAAGGCCAACGCCCGCCTGATCACGGCCCAGATTCTGCTGGACGCGCTGGTCGCCCTGAATCTGGCCCTGCCCGCGACCAGCGCCCGGCGCCGGCGAGAACTGAAGAGAATCCGCAAGCAGTTGTGA
- a CDS encoding peroxiredoxin-like family protein: MILGLIAGRLPAASASSAQESSDPGGVRMKQHGITPEAQLGVLPEGIGLPPGHLAPAAVLQDVMGKEVEIGRFWQEGPVLLVFYRGGWCPYCNFQIHEMSEALPEFQRRGVGLVAVSVDRFEEAARTQTLHEIPFPVLSDPDLILHQAFHVIHQADEAEVAMLAQFGIDLEASSGRGHNAIAVPSIFLIAKGGRILWAHADADYQTRPTIAQLLAVTEARFDFSMPRE; the protein is encoded by the coding sequence TTGATCCTGGGCCTGATCGCCGGTCGTCTACCCGCCGCTTCGGCTTCTTCCGCACAAGAGTCGTCCGACCCGGGAGGAGTCCGCATGAAGCAGCATGGGATCACACCCGAAGCGCAGTTGGGCGTCCTGCCCGAGGGCATCGGGCTCCCCCCGGGCCACCTGGCGCCGGCTGCCGTGCTGCAGGACGTCATGGGGAAGGAGGTGGAGATCGGCCGCTTCTGGCAGGAGGGACCCGTGTTGCTCGTCTTCTACCGTGGAGGGTGGTGCCCCTATTGCAACTTCCAGATCCATGAAATGTCCGAGGCTCTCCCGGAATTCCAGCGACGGGGAGTCGGACTGGTTGCCGTCAGCGTGGATCGCTTCGAGGAGGCGGCCCGGACACAGACTCTCCATGAGATTCCATTCCCCGTCCTGTCCGACCCGGATCTGATTCTGCACCAGGCCTTCCACGTGATTCACCAAGCGGACGAAGCCGAGGTCGCCATGTTGGCCCAGTTCGGTATCGACCTGGAAGCCTCATCCGGCCGGGGTCACAACGCCATCGCCGTCCCGTCAATCTTCCTGATTGCCAAGGGCGGGCGGATCCTCTGGGCGCACGCGGACGCGGACTATCAAACGCGGCCCACCATCGCGCAGCTGCTGGCGGTGACGGAAGCCCGGTTTGATTTTTCCATGCCGCGCGAGTAG
- a CDS encoding PRC-barrel domain-containing protein gives MLHRIKTIAGHALRGLDGELGSIEEFYFDDRHWTIRYLVADTGGWLGGRKVLISPYALSSIDNKGKTVSISLTKKQIEDSPAIESDKPVSRQDEKIQHDYYGWPVYWVGDYMWGAYSTYPYLVRDRDKWAKPDPNKAGWDSNLRSTKHVTGYHIQATDGEIGHVEDFILDDETWAIRYLIIDTKNWWPGKKVLVSPQWIERVSWSEERVHVRLSRESIKRSPAYTEEMLVTRDFESQLHIHYQSKAYWTDDLGI, from the coding sequence ATGTTGCACAGGATCAAGACGATTGCCGGCCACGCTCTGCGTGGCCTTGATGGAGAATTGGGCAGCATCGAGGAATTCTACTTCGACGATCGCCATTGGACCATCCGCTATCTGGTCGCCGACACCGGGGGCTGGCTGGGGGGCAGGAAAGTGCTGATCTCGCCTTATGCCTTGTCGTCCATCGACAACAAGGGCAAGACCGTTTCCATCAGTCTGACGAAGAAGCAGATCGAGGACTCCCCGGCCATCGAGAGCGACAAGCCGGTGTCGCGACAGGATGAGAAGATCCAGCACGACTACTATGGCTGGCCCGTTTACTGGGTGGGCGACTACATGTGGGGCGCCTATTCGACCTATCCCTACCTGGTGCGCGACCGGGACAAATGGGCGAAGCCGGATCCGAACAAGGCCGGGTGGGACAGCAACCTGCGCAGCACCAAGCATGTGACGGGCTATCACATCCAGGCGACGGACGGTGAGATCGGCCATGTGGAGGATTTCATTCTCGACGACGAGACCTGGGCCATCCGCTACCTCATCATCGACACGAAGAACTGGTGGCCGGGCAAGAAGGTGCTGGTCTCGCCCCAATGGATCGAGCGGGTCAGTTGGAGCGAGGAAAGGGTCCACGTCCGGCTCAGCCGCGAGTCCATCAAGCGCTCGCCGGCCTACACGGAGGAGATGCTTGTGACCCGCGACTTCGAGTCCCAGCTGCACATCCATTACCAAAGCAAGGCCTACTGGACCGACGATCTGGGCATCTAA